The genomic window TCCAGATAAAATAGCTACATTTCCACCTGTAATTTTTATGATAAGTTTTTTAAGTGCTGAACTTTCAAAATTACTACATGTTTCAATTCAAAATTTGTCTGTTTATATGGTACCTATACTTGCAGTACTTTTTGTTATACCGCTTGTTTTTTATCTGATGGATTTGGGCTATCCTTTAGCAGCTTTCAGCTCTTCTATAACGGGTGTTTTGTCTTTAATTTATATAGCACGAACATTAATTGCAAGACTAAGACCAGATTGTATGAATTTATTTTTTCCACTGGCAATAGGATATTTTTTGTATTTAAGCCAGTTTAGGCAACCTAAAAAAAGTTACCTTTATGCAATTATAGCTGGTATTTTTGCGCAACTTTATTACTGGTGGTATATGCACGAAGGTATAATATTAGCGTTTGCCATTGTGTATATACTCTCGTTTGGTTTTACTCAAAAAACTGATAAGTTTTTTCATATATTTGAACCAAGTGTTTACAAAAAACGCTGGAAAGAAATTATTCTTTTTCTAATAAGCACAAACCCAATCATACTATATATGGGTATACACAATGCTATTTTTTTAATTAATGTTTATTTGATTGATTTCTTTAAACCTACAATGGGCGTTTTTCCAAATGTATTTGTATCTATCGCAGAAGCCGCACGCGTTAATTTAGATTATCTATCACAGCTAACAAGTGGAAATTTTATAGTTTTTTTGGCATCACTTGTTGGTTTGGCACTGTTTTTAATAATGAATTTTAGAAAATTCATGGTTTTTTTACCATTATTTTTTATAGGTTTGATGTCTTTTAAAGGTGCTGAAAGATTTGCTATGTATCTTGCGCCTTTTTTAGGATTAGGGTTTGGTTATTTGTTTGATATGTTAGTAAAATTGAATATAAAAAAAATCAATAATGTAAAAAATGTTGTTGCAAGTATTATGGCTATTGTATTGACAATAATTCCTCTTGCACCAAACATAGTAATTGCAGAACCTAAAATTACTCCACAGCTTTATGCAGATTTCGTTAATTTGAATAAAATTACGCCAAAGTCGTCTGTAATCTGGACTTGGTGGGATTACGGTACTGCAATAGAATTTCTAGCAAATAGGGCTACTTTTCATGATGGGCAATCACAGATATACCCAAAAACTTACTTTATAGCTACAAGTTATTCTGATTCAAACCCAGAAATTGCGTACAATACAATAAGTGCTATATCAAATATTGGTAATACAGGCATAGAAAAATTACTAAAAGAAAAAAACACCCCTCAGGAAATTAGAGACAAAATATTTGAAGGAAAGTTTAATGCGCCGCTTAAAAGGCCTACTTACTTTGCATTTACTGGTGATGAAATTGGCAAATTTGGTTGGATAAACTATTTTGGCACATGGGACTTTAAAAAGAAAAAAGGACTTTTTGAGCCTATTGGTCAACTTGGAGATTGCAAAAAAAAATCAGAAGATACGATTTTGTGTGGTTTAAATGAAATAAACACACAAAAAATGTACTTAAAAACACCTTCTTTAAAACTTGATATCAATACACTTGCCATTTATAAAGATAAAAAGCTAACTATTAAAAGTCTTGATAGTGGCAGTTTGTATATTGATGTAGTCTATCTTAAAAATTCCAAAATAAATGTTTATATTCTACAAAGACAACCATTTTACTCTATGTTTAACCAAATGTATATTTTGAGAAATTATGATCCACAATACTTTAACCTTGTATATGACAACTTTCCTACAATGGTTTTATATGAAGTAAACAAAGAACCCAAACAATTATCAAAATAAATCCTTTATGTAGCTTAGCAATTCCTGTCTTTTTTTATTTTTTATCTCGCACTCTGGGCAAATTTCTGCATCAGTATAGTAAACATTGCCACAAGAACAAATTTTTTTAGGTTTTTCAAAAAGCTTTATCGCTTTTGGTATCAAATCATCTACAAAAGCCTTATTTTCTGTTATTGCGTTTTTTGGGCATGCATCTATGCAATTTTTACAAGCACTGCAAAGAGATGGGTTAAAGTAAATAGCAGCGGTTTCGCGTTTTTCTATAATAATTGCACCTTTTGGACAAACTGACTCACAAATTGAACAAAAATCACAAACTTCATTTATTGAAAGCCTTATTGTGCCAATATATTCTGCACTTTGTTTTATATTTTCTTTAATAAGCTCAATCAAAAAGTCTCTTTTAGGTACTCTTTCTTTAATTTTAAAAACATCTCTTCTGGAAATACCAAAATTTGGCTCAAAAGGCTTATCCAGACTGCTCAATTTTTACTCCATCAAAACTTATATCAAGTGCTTTTAAAATTTCCTGTGTTTTTTTTAAATTTTTTTCAAAAACCTCAAGTGACATTTTAAATTTGCAGTTTTCGCAATTTCCTTTAAAAATATTAATATAACCAAATTTCAATACAAAATACACAATCAAATTTTCACCTAACCTTGAAATACATGATATTTTGTTATAACCTTTAGCAAAAATACAGCCAAATGAAGGCTCCGTAACATTCTTTACAATATCGATATCCAAATTTCGGTTTAATTCTATAGCATCGTTTTCACAGGCACTATAACACACGCCACAGCCAATACAGTCACCAATCACAATATTATTATCAAAATCAATGGCTAATGCTTCAAATGGACATGCTTTTATGCATTCATTACATGTACTTTTTGAGTAAGTATTATGAGAGCATAATGCATTAATGCTTATTTTACCAGTAAAAACAAAATCGTTCATTTGTTATCCAAATTTAATTCCTTAAGCTTTTTGCTGTAAATATCAGATATATCAGCAAAACTAACAATGCCAAGAAACATAGAATCTTCAACAACAGGTAGCCATGTGGTTTTATTTGCACTCATAAGTTTCCATGCATCTTCAAGTGTCGTAGAAATTGTAGCCGATGCTGTTCCAATTTTTACAAATTTATCTATAGATTCATTATTTTCATTTATAATATCATACAAATACACTGTACCTAAAAATTTATCATTTTCCACAACAGGTAAAGAAAAAAAGAAATTTTTAATCATTAAATTTTTGGCTGTTTCTATACTATCTGTTGGTTTTACAAAAATCTTTTTGTATATTCCAATATCTGATATTTTTAATCTTTCTAAAAAAGGAATATTAAATTCACCAAAATGTGCGGGTGAATCTTTTTGTGTATTTACTTGAGATTTGTAAATAGTTGTACTCCCAGATATTAAGTAAGATATAGACACAGCAATCATCAAAGCTGGTAACAGTTGCAAACTACCAGTCATTTCCACAACCATTAGTGTAACTGCAATTGGCACTTTGCCTGATGCACCAAACAATGCAAGCATTCCAACAATGACAAACGCACCAATATTGTAATTACTTACTATTGTAGGAAAAAAATAATGAAAAATAATCCCTAAACTAACACCAGTAAATGCTCCAATAAACATACCAGGTGCAAATACACCACCAGAGCCACCAGAGCCAATTGTAAACGCAGTGGCAATAATCTTTACAAAAGGCATTATTAAAAAAATTAACAAAAGTGGCAAACCAAATGTTGGCAACACGCTAAACTTCCCATCTATAAGTAACTGAATCCACCCATAACCAACGCCTATTACTTCAGGAAAAATAAGAGAAATTAAGCCACTTATAAATGCACCGATTGCTGGTTTGTAAATATTATTTATATTAAGTTTTGAAAATCTTTCTTTCATAATAAAATGTTTTTGGGTAAACAATAGCTAAATATCCACACACAACACCTAAAATAATATAAAATGGCAACCTTAATGGGTTAAATGGCGATTTATAAAACCCAAAAATAGGTTCAAACCCTACAAAACTTCCAAATATAGAGTATCCTATGGCGCTTGCTACAATAGCTGGATAAATCACTTCAGACTGCAAATCTCTTTTATAAAGAACCTCAGCAGCTAAGATTGCACCACCTATTGGTGCTTTAAAAATTGTGCCAATCCCTGCACCAATACCAATTGCTACAATTTTTCGCTTATCTTGAACATTAAGGTGTAGAATTTTGCCAACTAAAGACCCGATGCCAGCCGAAATCAAAGCAGTCGGCCCTTCCCTGCCAGCTGATCCACCAGAGCCTATTGTTATAGCAGAAGCTACAGTTTTTAAAAAAATTACGCGTGGTCTAATGTTACCTTGTTTATTATGATAAGCATCAATTGCTGCATCTGTGCCATGCCCTTCTGCTTCTGGTGCATATTTAAAAATTAAATAACCTGAAATTAAACCACCAAAAGCTACTACAAATGGTATCAAATATGCACGTTTTATTGCAAAAGTTTCACTTAAATTTTCGCCTTTTGGTAGCGGCAATTTTGCGCCAAGCAAGTATTGTAGAAAAAAACTTTCTGACAGTTTTATAGAATAATAAAAAACCAAAGCACCAAAACCAGCAATTACACCAACTATAGATCCTAAAATAAGCCATTTTAGAAAATAAGATTGATTTAAAATTAAATAACCAAAATCTTTTGTTAGCTTATAAAGTTTCAACCTAATTATTCTTGAAATATTCATTCTTTTGCTATAATAAAGCAAATTAAGTGTGTTTTCAAGTTTTAGTCTTGACAAAATGAATAAAAAATTTAAAATAATCCAAAAGTGGCGATGGAGTTCGCCAAAAATGCCTACCTAGGCTGATGACTCCTACAAATTTTTATGTAGGGGTTGTTGGTGTTATTTTCAATTATTAAAAACATATATTCGCTATTTAAAACATAGATGAGGGATTTTATATGTTGTTTTATTTAAGTATTGCACAATTGTTGTATATAATTATCCTATCTCCTTTAGCTATTGGAATTTTAAATTTTTTAGATGAAAGATTGTCTTCAAGAGGAGGACCCTCTATATTCCAAGAGTATTATAATCTATTTAAATATTTTAAAAAACAAAGCATTTATCCAGATTCCTCTTCAATATTTTTTACTTATGTACCATATATGAGCTTTGCAATGTATTTATTTTTAACTTTGGTGTTGCCTATTATTACAGCTTTTCCTTTAACATTTGGTCCTGTTGTTGACTTTGTTGGTGGCGGCTTAGTGTTTGGTGCTGCATCAACCCTTATTAAACTTTCTGCGCTTGATTCCAAAAATAACTATTCAATTTTAGGCGCATCACGATCATCAAGTATAGGAATATTTACTGAACCGGTTATTTTGTTAATATTTATAATGCTTGGCGTTATTTCAGATACCAACAATCCTTATGTAATTAACAATATAATGCAAACTTCAACAAGTTGGTATTATTCTTTAGTACATTTATTTATAGCTCTTGCATTTTTCTTTGTTTTAATTATTGAAACCGGACAACTACCCATAGAAAGCAGCTCTTTAAATGAATTAGGTTCAATTGATTCTTTATTAATTCATGAATATTCAGGCAGAGAATTAGCTCTCTTAAAATGGGGCAGCTATATTAAACAATTTATTTTAATGAATGTGTTTTTAAATGTTTATACATGGCCATTTTTTGTTCCCATGAAATTAAACTTGATTTCAATATTTTTTTATATGTTTATCAATTTTTTTAAAATTATTATATTGCTTATAATCTTTGCATTTATTAACAGTGTGGTTTCAAAATACAGACTATTTAAAATCTTTGATTATATAGCTATAGCTTTTAGTTTTACACTTATTGCTATGCTTGTATTTTATATAACAAGCGGAGGGTAAAAAATGCAATACAATGTATTTATACTGATTGGTTTTATAGAAATAGTATTATCTATTTTTATGCAATGGCAAAATTATGTTTCAAACAATATCAAAACATTTGAAATTCAATCCTGGATTTTAGGAATTTTTTTGATGTATTTTGGTGTTTTAAATAATAATATTTCAATTATAATTCTATCAATTTTAACAATTCTGACTAGAGCAATCTTTATCCCACGTTACTTAATAAATACCATAAACAAACAAATATTTCGAGCAAGAGAAAATAAACACAAAGTAAGCGTTAGTTTATCTATTTTAATATCAGTTTTGCTTGCTATCTTTAGCTATATTTTATATACAGTAGTATTTTCCGAATTTGGTAAATCATTGATATCAATTCCTATCACGCTTATGCTTCAAGGTGCTTTCTTAATAATGTCTCGATCAAATGCATATGCTCAATTGATTGGATACCTTGTTATGGAAAACTCTATGTTTTTACTATCCTTTTTATTTAACGGATTACCTTTTATTGTTGAAGCAGGGATTATTTTAGATATTTTAGGCATTGTTATGATAGGGGGCATATTAATGAAAATTCGCGACGAAGATATCCAAAAAGAGGAGGAACTATACGGATGATTTACACGCTACCAGCATTATTTGCTACAATTGGTTCTATACTTTGCTTTATTGGATTTAGGAAAAAAGAACGCACTGTATCTGTTTTTACAAGCTTATTGAGTTTAATAAGTTCTATTTTAATTTTATTTAGTAAAAATTATTCAGACAGTTATTTTTATGTAGATAACCTTTCAAAAATATTTTCTTTAATGATAGCTATTGTATATTTTGGCGTCGTAATTTTTTCCATTGAGTACATTTCAAATATAAAAGAGCGTTTTATAAAAGTTTATCAATATTTCATGCTTTTAAATATTTTCGTTGCAGCAATGTTTTTCAGTGTAATACTAAACAATTTAGGTCTTATTTGGGTTGGCGTAGAAGCAACCACATTTTCAAGTGCTTTACTTGTTGCTGTAGAAAATGACTTTACAGCACTGGAAGCTGCATGGCGCTATATTATAATTGTTTCTGTGGGTCTTGTAATATCACTCATTGCTACATTATTTTTATACTCTGCTTGCGATACGCTATCTATAGTCAAATTACTAGCTATAAAACCAACAGGTAGTTTATTTTTATTAGGCGCAATACTTTTAATTATAGGCTATGGCACAAAAGCTGGAATTTTTCCTATGAATACCTGGCTTGCTGACGCCCATGGCAAATCACCAGCACCAGTTAGTGCTATATTTAGCGCAGTGCTACTGCCTGTGTCGCTGTATCCAATTATAAGGCTTTTTCAGGTATATCATAATACACTGCTATCTGAATTTGCTTTTATCTTAGGTTTTTTAAGTGTTTCCACAGCAAGCATTATGAGTTTAAACCAAAAATTATACAAAAGGCTTTTTGCTTACTCTTCGATTGAAAATATGGGACTTGCATTGATTGGAATTAGTTTGGGATCATACGCTCTATTTGGTGCAATTGTTTTGATATTTGCCCATGCATTTGCAAAATCTGGTATTTTTATGCTCACGGGTAATATACTGCATAATTATAAAAGCAAAAAAATTAAAGATATAAATGGCATAATTAAAACTATGCCACACACTGGTTTATTTTTGTTTTTTGGTAGCTTAGCTGTCACTGGTGCTCCGCCTTCTGCTATTTTTTTTGGAGAATTTCTAATTTTATCAAAAACTATTGACCTATATGGCTGGCTTATTGGATCAATATTAATTTTCTTTGTTGGATGTGGCTTTTTATTTATAAATTACAAAGTTATAAATATGGTTTTTAGTGGTCAAAGAAAAAAAGCTATAAAAGAAAGCAATTTTACGTTAGTGCCCATAATAAATATTACACTCTCAATACTTACACTTATATCCTTGCCATTTTTATACCGATTCCTTCAAGGAGTAATTAAATGAAAAGATTACTTGGTATAATAAAAAAAGAAGATTCAGAGCAGTTATTTGTAAACTCTGGTTCATTTGTAGGTCTCGTTGATAATTCACAAAGCAAAGAATTTAAAGCATATAAGTGGCAAAAAGAACTTTTTGAGTCAAAAGAGCCAAAAGACGAGTTGTTCAATTTTAGATTGGGTCCATCAAGTGGTGCTTTATTGGAATCGGTTACATTCAATATTTTTACTTATGGTGAAAGAATAAAAGAAGTTTATATTGATAACTCTTACAAATCACGTTCAATAGAAAAATTAATGATTAAAAAGGATGTTTTTGAAGGATTGCGACTTGCTGAGCAAATTTGTGCAAGTTTTGCATTTTCTCATTCCTGTGCTTATTCAAAAGCAATAGAGAATGCATTTAATATACAACCAAGCTACAAAACAAAAATTATGCGATTAATTTTTATAGAAATTGAACGTATATTTAACCATATATATGTAATTTCACGTTTAGCAAATGCAGCAGCTCAAAAAGTTTTAGCAAATCATCTTATATACCTATTTGACGAAATTCTTGAAAACAACAAATATCTTTTTAAAAACAGATTTTTAAAAAATATCAACAGCATAGGTACAATAAAATATATATCACTAGATCAATTAAAAATTTTTGTAAATAAGCTTGAAAATATTGTAAATGAGTTTGAAAAACTTTATAAATTTTCTCTAAAAAGCGAAAATTACTTAGACAGACTTCACAACACTGGACTTCTTACAACAGATGACTTCGAAGAATTTAATTTTGATGGTCCAGCTGTAAAAGCAATGAATTTTCCTTTAGATACCAGGTCTTTTGAAGATTTATTTGATGATTTTAAACCTATTTTAGAAGAAGGATCAGATGCGTTATCAAGGATGATTGTGAGAGCAAAAGAAATCTTTCAATCGATGGCTTTAATTAAAAAACTATTAATCAACCTTCAAGAAAACAATGATGAAAACAACATTAGAATTGACGATGATCAACAAAAAAGAAACGCTATTGCATTTACAGAATCCCCAAGCGGTACAATTTATTACTACATTGAACTTGTAGGTAATAAAATAGATTACGTTTATATAGCAACACCATCAATTTTTTTAATTAAGGCAATCGAAAAAGCTCTAAGAGGGCAAATTTTTACTGATTTTACGTTTGCTGTAGAATCGTTTGGCGCATTTTTTTCGGATGCGGCAAAATAAGAGGAGATAAAATGTTTTTGTGGCCTATTTATGGACTGTCAAAAAAATACAGCAAAAAATTCAAATTTAAAACAAATTATTCAAAAACAGTATTTAAAAAATCATTGCATGTATTTTTTATAGATGGAGGATCAGATGTTGAGTTACTGCTTGAATTTTACAGCTTATTATCGCCAAAATATAACTTACACGCTTATGGAATCTTTTTTACAAATACACCCCGTCATGCTGATGTGCTTGTGATTCTCTCAAGACCAACACAAAAAATGTTAACCATTATACAAGAAGCTATTTCTCAAATGCCTTCTCCATATGGTGTAATACTTGCAGAAAACAGTCAGATTGGGCTTGATTTTGAAAAATTAAATTTAAAAAATGTGGTAGCTCATCTAAAAGACGTTTCAGAACCTACAGAAATTTTAAAAAAATTAATAGAAATAGCGCAAGGTGGTTTGATATGTTAACATTTGATTTTGCAATTTTGTTTTTTATTTTAGGTATGGCTGTTTCTTTTAATAAATCATTGAGTTATATTTTTGCCCTCTTTGGAGCAATAAGCTGCACTTTTGTTGGATTTGAAGGCTATATTAATGGTTTTTCTTATCAAATCAATTTATTTAATGGTCTAAGCTTAAATATTGGCATTGATAAAATATCTGCCGTATTTTTAATTATAGCGTATGTTTGTTTTAGTGCAATTGCTTTGTATTCAATAGATTTTGGAAAACTATTTAGCAAAACAATGTCATTTTTAATAAACCTCACAATGTTAAGTATGTTGTTTATATTTTGCGCAAAAGATGCTATTACATTTTTAGTTGCTTTTGAGATTACAAATATTAGTTTATTTTTTTTAATATTAGAAAAGTCCAATTCATACAAGCAAGCTTACAAATTTTTAGCATTTTCTGAAGGCTCCAGTGTTTTGTTAATGATTGCTTTTGCAATTATATTTGCCCATAGTGGAACTTTTTTATTTCAAGCATATCAAAATAATTACCTATTTGCATTATTTGCATTTTTAGGGTTCATTATAAAAATGGATATCGTGCCCACTCATGTATGGATTGGTCAAACTTACTCAAAAGCGCCATCTAATATTGCTGCTATACTATCCGTACCTCTTACGCTTGTGGGCACATATGGAGTTTTTAGAGTTTTTTCATTAGAAAAATCAGTTTTTTTAGCAATTATAGCTGTTATTCTGGGTGCTTTAAGTGCATTTTGGGGAGCATTACAATCAGCCAGAGAAACTCAGTTAAAAACACTACCCGCATATTCCACAGTGGAGAATAATGGTATGATTTTAGCAAGTTTAGGCGTAAGCATGCTTGCAAGGTATAGTAATTTAAATATATTAGCTGATTTTTCTTACCTAACTGCGATTTTTTTAATAATATCACACTCTTTGTCTAAAACTACAATGTTTTTATCCATTGGTCACGCTAAAGAAACACTTCAAAAAGAAAATATAGACGATGTAGCTGGCATACTAAAAAACGTCAGCAAATCAGCTGGTTTTGGGATACTAATTTCTGGTTTATCATTTAGCGCAGTGCCACCTTTAATAGGTTTTGTTTCTGAATGGATGCTGCTTGAAAGTTTATTTCAATCATATAAATTTCAGGATAATTTTTTTAAGCTAATTGTAACTTTTGCTGGTATATTAATTGCCCTTGCAATAGGACTTAGCTCGTTTGGCATAAAAAAGTTGGTAGGATTTTCAAGTTTAGGAAAATCTATACAAACAATCAAAAAGATTCCAGACTTTACTATTAAACTGGCTGAAAATCTTATGAGTGCTTTAGTTATTTTAAGCGGTATATTTTCATTTTTAATTGTGTTTTATCTTGGATACAATAATTTTTTAGATGGTATATTGGGCGTACCAAAACCTGCTTTAATAGTTTCTGGTAGACCTATCTTTGGCGTGGTTTCACCATTTATGTTTGCAATAGTTTTTGGTTTCTTACTTTTTTTTACTTTATTGTTAAAATTTTCAAACAAAAAAATAAAAACAGTTACTCCATGGGTAGGTGGTCTCAAATTAAAAGAAAATGAAATGTACAACACGCGGGGCTACTCATTTATAGTAGAATATGTACTAAGGGGTATTTACAGAACGAAAGAAAAAGACACTTACGTTGAAAGTTATGACGTTTCAAATTTAATTTATCAAGGCTTAGAAATTTTGTTTAAAAAACTTAGTTATTTTTTGTCAAAATATATTATGAATGGAAATCTAAATTATTATATAGCCTACATTATAGCTATGTTTATAATTGCACTCTTTGTATTTAAGCTATAAGCCCATCAGCCTGGGATTAATATATATGCCCCCTTGTCAGGCAAGGGGGGAGGTTTTATGAAATGGTTTTGTCCAAACTGCTGGCAACAAATTGAAAGAAAAACAAATAAATGTCCACATTGTAATTATAATCTGATTGAATTTGAAAAAATTTCTTATGAGGATAAACTTATCTTAGCACTTAAAAATCCCATGAGAGAAAATAGAATGTTTTCAATTTATATGCTTGGGCAAATTTCAAGCACAAAGGCAGTTAAGCCCTATACGAGCTTTCCTGCTCAAGCTCTGATACAATTGAGCTTTTCTATATTGCAAAAACACTAAAATTAATAAATACCAAAGAGTCTATAAAATACCTATATAAACTAAAAGAAAAAAATAACATGCTTTTAACAAACTTTATTAATAAATTGGAGGAAAAATATGGAAATTGAAATTTTGGGTGTAGGCAAAATTGTCTTAAAACGCATAATATTAGACTTTAACGGCACGCTGGCAACAAACGGAGTACTAATAAAAGAAACTAAAGGCATTTTAGAAAACCTATCTAAAGCATTTGACATTCATATTGTTACAGGCGATACTTTTTCAAGCGCTAAAGAACAGTTAAAAGGCTTGAATGTCAAAACCATTATTGCGCCATTAATCGACCAGACAACATTTAAATTAGATTATGCAAAATCAATCGGGCTTTCAAATTTAGTAGCTATAGGAAACGGCAAAAATGACTCACTTATGCTAAAATATGCTAAATTGGGTATTTGCGTAATTGGCAAAGAAGGTG from Desulfurella sp. includes these protein-coding regions:
- a CDS encoding proton-conducting transporter membrane subunit → MIYTLPALFATIGSILCFIGFRKKERTVSVFTSLLSLISSILILFSKNYSDSYFYVDNLSKIFSLMIAIVYFGVVIFSIEYISNIKERFIKVYQYFMLLNIFVAAMFFSVILNNLGLIWVGVEATTFSSALLVAVENDFTALEAAWRYIIIVSVGLVISLIATLFLYSACDTLSIVKLLAIKPTGSLFLLGAILLIIGYGTKAGIFPMNTWLADAHGKSPAPVSAIFSAVLLPVSLYPIIRLFQVYHNTLLSEFAFILGFLSVSTASIMSLNQKLYKRLFAYSSIENMGLALIGISLGSYALFGAIVLIFAHAFAKSGIFMLTGNILHNYKSKKIKDINGIIKTMPHTGLFLFFGSLAVTGAPPSAIFFGEFLILSKTIDLYGWLIGSILIFFVGCGFLFINYKVINMVFSGQRKKAIKESNFTLVPIINITLSILTLISLPFLYRFLQGVIK
- a CDS encoding 4Fe-4S dicluster domain-containing protein; the protein is MNDFVFTGKISINALCSHNTYSKSTCNECIKACPFEALAIDFDNNIVIGDCIGCGVCYSACENDAIELNRNLDIDIVKNVTEPSFGCIFAKGYNKISCISRLGENLIVYFVLKFGYINIFKGNCENCKFKMSLEVFEKNLKKTQEILKALDISFDGVKIEQSG
- a CDS encoding proton-conducting transporter membrane subunit, producing MLTFDFAILFFILGMAVSFNKSLSYIFALFGAISCTFVGFEGYINGFSYQINLFNGLSLNIGIDKISAVFLIIAYVCFSAIALYSIDFGKLFSKTMSFLINLTMLSMLFIFCAKDAITFLVAFEITNISLFFLILEKSNSYKQAYKFLAFSEGSSVLLMIAFAIIFAHSGTFLFQAYQNNYLFALFAFLGFIIKMDIVPTHVWIGQTYSKAPSNIAAILSVPLTLVGTYGVFRVFSLEKSVFLAIIAVILGALSAFWGALQSARETQLKTLPAYSTVENNGMILASLGVSMLARYSNLNILADFSYLTAIFLIISHSLSKTTMFLSIGHAKETLQKENIDDVAGILKNVSKSAGFGILISGLSFSAVPPLIGFVSEWMLLESLFQSYKFQDNFFKLIVTFAGILIALAIGLSSFGIKKLVGFSSLGKSIQTIKKIPDFTIKLAENLMSALVILSGIFSFLIVFYLGYNNFLDGILGVPKPALIVSGRPIFGVVSPFMFAIVFGFLLFFTLLLKFSNKKIKTVTPWVGGLKLKENEMYNTRGYSFIVEYVLRGIYRTKEKDTYVESYDVSNLIYQGLEILFKKLSYFLSKYIMNGNLNYYIAYIIAMFIIALFVFKL
- a CDS encoding STT3 domain-containing protein, with protein sequence MSRKKVLISLLIICIAILLGLAYRFYSLYVWNQNPPKYYYKGNALYTEYDAFYYSYYAKAFNEGLYKPLKQDPLRFYPDKIATFPPVIFMISFLSAELSKLLHVSIQNLSVYMVPILAVLFVIPLVFYLMDLGYPLAAFSSSITGVLSLIYIARTLIARLRPDCMNLFFPLAIGYFLYLSQFRQPKKSYLYAIIAGIFAQLYYWWYMHEGIILAFAIVYILSFGFTQKTDKFFHIFEPSVYKKRWKEIILFLISTNPIILYMGIHNAIFLINVYLIDFFKPTMGVFPNVFVSIAEAARVNLDYLSQLTSGNFIVFLASLVGLALFLIMNFRKFMVFLPLFFIGLMSFKGAERFAMYLAPFLGLGFGYLFDMLVKLNIKKINNVKNVVASIMAIVLTIIPLAPNIVIAEPKITPQLYADFVNLNKITPKSSVIWTWWDYGTAIEFLANRATFHDGQSQIYPKTYFIATSYSDSNPEIAYNTISAISNIGNTGIEKLLKEKNTPQEIRDKIFEGKFNAPLKRPTYFAFTGDEIGKFGWINYFGTWDFKKKKGLFEPIGQLGDCKKKSEDTILCGLNEINTQKMYLKTPSLKLDINTLAIYKDKKLTIKSLDSGSLYIDVVYLKNSKINVYILQRQPFYSMFNQMYILRNYDPQYFNLVYDNFPTMVLYEVNKEPKQLSK
- a CDS encoding ATP-binding protein, with product MSSLDKPFEPNFGISRRDVFKIKERVPKRDFLIELIKENIKQSAEYIGTIRLSINEVCDFCSICESVCPKGAIIIEKRETAAIYFNPSLCSACKNCIDACPKNAITENKAFVDDLIPKAIKLFEKPKKICSCGNVYYTDAEICPECEIKNKKRQELLSYIKDLF
- a CDS encoding HAD family hydrolase, whose product is MEIEILGVGKIVLKRIILDFNGTLATNGVLIKETKGILENLSKAFDIHIVTGDTFSSAKEQLKGLNVKTIIAPLIDQTTFKLDYAKSIGLSNLVAIGNGKNDSLMLKYAKLGICVIGKEGANIEALQNSDIVVCDIISALELLLYPKRLVATLRA
- a CDS encoding NADH-quinone oxidoreductase subunit H — encoded protein: MLFYLSIAQLLYIIILSPLAIGILNFLDERLSSRGGPSIFQEYYNLFKYFKKQSIYPDSSSIFFTYVPYMSFAMYLFLTLVLPIITAFPLTFGPVVDFVGGGLVFGAASTLIKLSALDSKNNYSILGASRSSSIGIFTEPVILLIFIMLGVISDTNNPYVINNIMQTSTSWYYSLVHLFIALAFFFVLIIETGQLPIESSSLNELGSIDSLLIHEYSGRELALLKWGSYIKQFILMNVFLNVYTWPFFVPMKLNLISIFFYMFINFFKIIILLIIFAFINSVVSKYRLFKIFDYIAIAFSFTLIAMLVFYITSGG